In Deinococcus taeanensis, one DNA window encodes the following:
- a CDS encoding DoxX family protein: MTTTATTTTARTATTLQRVDLALTLLRVVIGVIFIAHGYQKIFMYTLPGTTGAFTQMGVPFPAVAAPAIAFLELLGGAALIAGLGTRIVASLLALNMLGAIALVHLKAGFFNPNGVEFPLALLAATVALALTGAGAYALDARLNKRA; the protein is encoded by the coding sequence ATGACCACCACCGCAACCACCACCACTGCCCGCACCGCCACCACCCTTCAGCGCGTCGACCTCGCCCTCACACTCCTCCGCGTCGTCATCGGCGTCATCTTCATCGCCCACGGCTACCAGAAGATCTTCATGTACACCCTCCCCGGCACCACCGGCGCCTTCACCCAGATGGGCGTGCCCTTCCCCGCCGTCGCTGCACCCGCCATCGCGTTCCTCGAACTTCTCGGCGGCGCGGCCCTGATCGCCGGACTCGGCACCCGCATCGTCGCCAGCCTCCTCGCCCTGAACATGCTCGGCGCCATCGCCCTGGTCCACCTCAAAGCCGGCTTCTTCAACCCGAACGGCGTGGAGTTTCCCCTGGCCCTGCTCGCGGCCACCGTGGCCCTCGCCCTCACCGGCGCCGGCGCCTACGCCCTGGACGCCCGCCTCAACAAGCGCGCCTGA
- a CDS encoding ROK family transcriptional regulator: MIRPTESRSTRERVYTAIKIAPATRPEIAAQLGLSLPTVIAAVDDLIQAGVATLDDATPGGRGRPPARVRFTPESLSITTVDLGGPQVTTGRYDLAGTRTAYAEHGGPAAHLTPDPERNFTVLLKLLEAQGPADLSVISALGAINPRTRTLTSLPLAMRERPLEAQLSAALGQRVLVENDANLSAWHTWHTLGLTPDEPLVFLNFSHGIGLGLMLGGQLYHGATGGAGEVSFAADPGKRGRHELLAYRLFRHLHAAVPHGTIVEIAALAAQKDTAARRALRAFNSDLANHLTAVAAVLDPTVIVLQDIPQATSPLQQEVQRALSELGLNPKVLLSPLGPLGGLDSAGRFGATHLEQERLSHSHLAATP, from the coding sequence ATGATCCGCCCGACCGAATCCCGCTCCACCCGCGAACGGGTGTACACCGCGATCAAGATCGCGCCAGCCACCCGCCCTGAGATTGCCGCACAGCTCGGCCTGAGCCTCCCGACCGTGATTGCGGCCGTCGATGACCTGATTCAGGCTGGTGTCGCCACCCTGGATGACGCGACGCCCGGCGGACGCGGCCGTCCCCCCGCCCGGGTGCGGTTCACTCCGGAAAGCCTGTCCATTACCACCGTCGACCTTGGTGGACCGCAGGTCACGACCGGCCGGTACGACCTCGCCGGGACCCGCACCGCTTACGCGGAACACGGTGGACCGGCAGCACACCTCACCCCTGACCCTGAACGCAACTTCACCGTGCTTCTCAAGCTGCTCGAAGCTCAGGGCCCTGCCGACCTCAGTGTGATCAGCGCGCTGGGCGCCATCAATCCCCGTACCCGCACCCTCACCAGCCTCCCGCTCGCCATGCGCGAGCGGCCCCTGGAAGCGCAACTCAGCGCCGCGCTCGGCCAGCGGGTCCTGGTGGAGAACGACGCCAATCTCTCCGCCTGGCACACCTGGCATACCCTCGGCCTCACCCCTGACGAACCGCTTGTGTTCCTCAACTTCAGTCACGGCATCGGTCTGGGCCTGATGCTCGGCGGGCAGCTGTACCACGGGGCCACCGGCGGCGCTGGAGAAGTCTCGTTCGCCGCCGACCCTGGCAAGCGCGGCCGCCATGAACTTCTCGCGTACCGTCTCTTCCGCCATCTGCACGCTGCCGTGCCCCACGGCACCATCGTGGAGATCGCCGCGCTCGCCGCCCAGAAAGATACGGCTGCCCGGCGCGCGCTCCGCGCTTTCAATTCGGACCTCGCGAACCACCTCACTGCTGTGGCCGCGGTCCTCGACCCGACCGTGATTGTCCTCCAGGACATTCCGCAGGCCACGTCACCCCTCCAGCAGGAAGTGCAGCGCGCCCTGTCCGAACTTGGCCTCAACCCCAAGGTGCTGCTCAGCCCGCTCGGGCCGCTGGGTGGACTTGACAGTGCTGGACGGTTTGGTGCCACCCACCTGGAACAGGAACGGCTGTCGCACAGCCACCTGGCGGCGACACCCTGA
- a CDS encoding MarR family winged helix-turn-helix transcriptional regulator: MKMISETTRSSASASTLEHQTYLTLQGLALGLKDETEQLLKNEGLTLTQLNVLRILRGSGEGALTCGDIAGRLLNKDPDVTRLLDRMEKQGLIERARSAHDRRVLLTRLSPQGRETVDRLDAPLMDLHRRQFQHVPPERLRLLLDLLGEAVRTEVT, translated from the coding sequence ATGAAGATGATCAGCGAAACCACACGGTCCTCCGCGTCCGCCTCCACCCTCGAGCACCAGACGTACCTCACGTTGCAGGGGCTGGCCCTGGGCCTCAAGGACGAAACCGAGCAGCTGCTCAAGAACGAAGGGCTGACCCTGACGCAGCTCAACGTCCTGCGCATCCTGCGGGGCTCCGGCGAAGGCGCCCTGACCTGCGGCGACATCGCCGGGCGGCTCCTCAACAAGGACCCCGACGTGACCCGCCTGCTCGACCGGATGGAGAAGCAGGGCCTGATCGAACGGGCCCGCAGCGCGCACGACCGCCGGGTGCTGCTGACCCGTCTGTCTCCTCAGGGCCGCGAGACCGTGGACCGCCTGGATGCTCCCTTGATGGACCTGCACCGCCGTCAGTTCCAGCACGTGCCGCCCGAGCGGCTGCGGTTGCTGCTTGACCTGCTGGGCGAGGCGGTCAGGACGGAGGTGACCTGA
- a CDS encoding NADPH-dependent F420 reductase — MTSLTLALLAAAIGATIWTLTRRRSAHHPATTSTDLPGTSPSTSSTLKENSMTPTTITIIGAGNMGKGIAHVAARGGNTVTIIDRTPDDARTLASEVQTANPGATVQPGTLEGPLGDIVVFATWYTAAQELAQQLGSQLDGKIVVDISNPLTADFTSLAIAGDTSAAEELAKLIPNARIVKAFNTTFAGTLVAGQVAGQPLDVLIAGNDAAAKITLTELVTAGGLRAIDAGPLERARQLEGLGYLGIQLQFTQNTNFSSSWKFLA; from the coding sequence ATGACCTCCCTCACCCTTGCCCTGCTTGCCGCCGCCATCGGCGCCACCATCTGGACCCTCACACGCCGACGCTCCGCTCACCACCCAGCCACGACCTCGACTGACCTTCCCGGCACGTCCCCCTCCACCTCTTCCACGCTCAAGGAGAACAGCATGACCCCCACGACCATCACCATCATCGGCGCCGGCAACATGGGCAAAGGCATCGCGCACGTCGCAGCACGCGGCGGCAACACCGTCACCATCATCGACCGCACCCCCGACGATGCCAGAACGCTGGCCAGCGAAGTGCAGACCGCCAATCCCGGCGCCACCGTTCAACCCGGCACGCTCGAAGGCCCCCTCGGTGACATTGTCGTCTTTGCCACCTGGTACACCGCCGCTCAGGAACTCGCCCAGCAGCTCGGCAGCCAACTTGACGGCAAAATCGTGGTGGACATCAGCAACCCCCTCACGGCTGACTTCACCAGTCTGGCCATTGCCGGCGACACCAGCGCCGCTGAGGAACTCGCCAAGCTGATCCCCAACGCCCGGATCGTGAAAGCCTTCAACACCACTTTCGCCGGCACTCTGGTCGCCGGTCAGGTCGCCGGACAGCCCCTCGACGTGCTGATCGCCGGGAATGACGCCGCCGCCAAGATCACCCTGACCGAGCTCGTGACGGCCGGTGGCCTGCGCGCCATCGACGCCGGCCCCCTGGAGCGCGCCCGCCAGCTCGAAGGCCTCGGGTACCTCGGCATCCAGCTTCAGTTCACGCAGAACACCAACTTCTCCAGCAGCTGGAAATTCCTCGCCTGA